The following proteins come from a genomic window of Musa acuminata AAA Group cultivar baxijiao chromosome BXJ1-7, Cavendish_Baxijiao_AAA, whole genome shotgun sequence:
- the LOC135678954 gene encoding syntaxin-132-like, with product MNNLLSDSFDLPRDEPPRDGDIESGLQHPKSAEEQGLEGFFKQVEEIEKLIEKLAKLSKNLQAANEKSKAVTKASDMKAIKQHMQKDIDEVGKIARLAKSKLEELDRDNLASRQKPGCGKGSGVDRSRTATTIALKKKLKERMSEFQTLRETIKQEYREVVERRVFTVTGNRADEETIDHLIETGNSEQIFQKAIQEQGRGQVMDTLAEIHERHNTVKDLERKLLELQQIFVDMAVLVDAQGEILDNIESQVSSAVDHVQSGTVALQKAKKLQKNSRKWMCIAIIILLLIVVIIVVAVIKPWSKGG from the exons ATGAATAACCTCCTCTCG GATTCCTTTGACCTACCTCGAGATGAGCCTCCAAGAGATGGAGACATTGAATCAGGACTGCAGCATCCAAAGAGTGCTGAAGAACAAGGATTGGAAGGTTTTTTTAAGCAG GTTGAAGAAATTGAGAAACTAATTGAGAAGCTTGCAAAGCTATCCAAGAATCTTCAG GCTGCAAATGAGAAATCAAAAGCTGTTACAAAGGCATCTGATATGAAAG CAATCAAGCAGCACATGCAGAAAGATATTGATGAAGTGGGAAAAATTGCACGGTTAGCGAAGTCAAAACTCGAAGAACTGGACCGAGAT AACTTGGCGAGTAGACAGAAACCAGGATGTGGGAAGGGATCAGGTGTTGATCGTTCCAGAACTGCAACCACTAT AGCACTGAAAAAGAAGTTGAAAGAGCGCATGTCTGAATTTCAG ACTCTGAGGGAAACAATCAAGCAGGAATACCGGGAGGTTGTAGAAAGAAGAGTATTTACAG TAACTGGTAATCGAGCCGATGAAGAG ACAATTGACCATTTGATAGAGACAGGAAATAGTGAGCAAATATTTCAGAAGGCAATCCAAGAGCAAGGACGAGGCCAG GTAATGGACACACTTGCTGAAATCCATGAGCGCCATAACACTGTAAAGGATCTAGAGAGGAAGCTTCTTGAACTGCAACAG ATTTTTGTTGATATGGCAGTTCTGGTTGATGCTCAAGGGGAAATTCTGGATAATATTGAATCTCAG GTTTCGAGCGCTGTGGATCATGTCCAATCTGGGACAGTTGCTCTCCAGAAGGCAAAGAAGCTGCAGAAGAACTCCCGCAAATGGATGTGCATAGCCATAATCATTCTTCTCCTAATTGTTGTTATCATTGTCGTTGCCGTAATTAAACCATGGAGCAAAGGTGGATAA